Proteins from a single region of Larus michahellis chromosome 13, bLarMic1.1, whole genome shotgun sequence:
- the HPD gene encoding 4-hydroxyphenylpyruvate dioxygenase: protein MTSYTDKGEKHARGRFIHFHSITFWVGNAKQAASYYCNKLGFEELAYRGLETGSREVVSHAIKQDKIVFVLSSALNPGNEEMGEHLVKHGDGVKDIAFEVEDCDFIVQKAKERGAVVVKEPWVEEDKFGKVKFAVIQTYGDTTHTLIEKLNYKGLFLPGFHPPLFKDPLLPKLPSAKLNFIDHVVGNQPDLQMVPVADWYQKNLLFHRFWSVDDKQLHTEFSALRSIVVTNYEETIKMPINEPALGKKKSQIQEYVDYYGGAGVQHIALNTSDIISAITNLKQRGMQFMDVPSSYYQMLRERLKTAKIKVKENIDKLAELKILVDFDEKGYLLQIFTKPVQDRPTVFLEVIQRHNHQGFGAGNFKSLFEAIEMDQDARGNLTVLEPNGETKRI, encoded by the exons ATG ACATCTTACACAGACAAGGGAGAAAAG CACGCACGAGGCCGCTTCATCCATTTCCACTCCATCACCTTCTGGGTCGGCAATGCCAAGCAG GCTGCATCCTACTACTGCAACAAGCTGGGGTTCGAGGAGCTGGCGTACCGGGGGCTGGAGACCGGCAGCAGGGAGGTGGTCTCGCACGCCATCAAGCAGGACAAG aTCGTGTTTGTTCTCTCGTCCGCTCTCAACCCGGGGAATGAGG AGATGGGGGAGCACCTGGTGAAGCACGGTGATGGGGTGAAGGACATCGCCTTTGAAGTGGAGGACTGCGACTTCATCGTGCAG AAAGCCAAGGAGCGCGGAGCCGTGGTGGTGAAAGAGCCCTGGGTGGAGGAGGACAAATTCGGGAAGGTGAAGTTCGCGGTGATCCAGACG TATGGTGACACCACCCACACCTTGATAGAAAAGCTCAACTACAAGGGCCTCTTCCTACCCGGGTTCCATCCGCCCCTCTTCAAGGACCCCCTGCTGCCGAAGCT ACCGAGCGCCAAGCTCAACTTCATTGACCACGTTGTGGGGAACCAGCCCGACCTCCAGATGGTCCCAGTGGCAGACTG GTACCAGAAGAACCTGCTCTTCCACCGCTTCTGGTCAGTGGACGACAAGCAGCTGCACACCGAGTTCAGTGCCCTGCGCTCCATCGTGGTCACCAACTATGAAGAGACCATTAAGATGCCCATCAATGAGCCAGCACTCGGCAAGAAGAAATCCCAGATTCAG GAATATGTCGACTACTATGGGGGGGCCGGAGTCCAGCACATCGCGTTGAACACCTCCGACATCATCTCGGCG ATCACCAACCTGAAGCAGCGGGGCATGCAGTTCATGGATGTGCCGTCCAGCTACTACCAGATGCTGCGGGAGAGGCTGAAAACAGCCAAAATCAAAGTGAAGGAGAACATCGATAAGCTGGCG gaaCTGAAAATCCTGGTGGATTTTGATGAGAAAGGCTACTTGCTCCAGATCTTCACCAAACCAGTTCAAGACAGACCCACAGTCTTTCTGGAGGTCATCCAGCGGCATAACCACCAG GGCTTCGGCGCTGGAAACTTCAAGTCTCTGTTCGAAGCAATAGAAATGGATCAAGATGCCAGAGGAAACCTGACCGTCCTGGAGCCCAACGGGGAGACCAAGCGCATCTAG
- the PSMD9 gene encoding 26S proteasome non-ATPase regulatory subunit 9 — protein MAQPGGSRPVTVSDVQQLVKRKDEVEAQIKACYELLEGQKGVGMDEPLVDAEGFPRDDIDLYQVRTARHNIICLQNDHKALMKQVEEALHQLHAREKEKHARDEAEALAEAMSQTQSLPQAFAKVNAVTPGSPANISGLQVDDEIVEFGSVNVNNFQNLQNIATVVQHSEGRPLSVTVLRSGKKVHVGLTPKRWAGKGLLGCNIIPLQR, from the exons ATGGCGCAGCCCGGCGGCAGCCGCCCGGTTACTGTCAGCGACGTGCAGCAGCTGGTGAAGCGGAAGGACGAGGTGGAGGCGCAGATCAAGGCCTGCTACGAGCTGCTGGAGGGT CAAAAGGGCGTCGGGATGGACGAGCCGCTGGTGGACGCGGAGGGCTTCCCCCGCGACGACATCGACCTCTACCAAGTGCGCACCGCCCGGCACAACATCATCT GTTTGCAGAACGATCACAAGGCCCTGATGAAGCAGGTGGAGGAAGCTCTTCACCAGCTGCACGCCCGGGAGAAGGAGAAGCACGCCAGGGATGAGGCGGAGGCGTTGGCCGAGGCGATGAGCCAGACCCAGAGCCTGCCACAGGCTTTTGCCAAAGTGAACGCGGTGACTCCAGGATCTCCTGCAAATATCTCG GGGCTTCAGGTCGATGATGAGATTGTGGAGTTTGGTTCTGTCAACGTAAACAACTTCCAGAACCTGCAGAACATCGCCACAGTGGTGCAGCATAGCGAAGGG AGACCCCTGAGTGTGACTGTGCTCCGCAGCGGCAAAAAAGTTCACGTGGGGCTGACTCCGAAGCGCTGGGCCGGGAAGGGCCTCCTGGG CTGCAATATCATTCCCTTGCAAAGATGA